Proteins co-encoded in one Dreissena polymorpha isolate Duluth1 chromosome 12, UMN_Dpol_1.0, whole genome shotgun sequence genomic window:
- the LOC127853535 gene encoding toll-like receptor 4, with the protein MITLQTGIPEGTFDSLINLRMLVMHGNVYIGDASTLNGSTFQPLKKLEFLVIDGFRNMTFDYHFLNTRLSILILKCKCFGCALNIVDDGIFDGLLHLQILSMRHCHISSLSPVALARLKSLRYLDISKNDHLGMQHVLGPVAKALMDSNIKILVMNLVSNPYEAVNRLDNENLFYINQLNLTELHMDSNSIGIIDHNKPLFSRYFTLKVLSLKRNVLSYGLFVDSLVQTNPSIEVLDFGNQFWFKNIVNFPVEKTRRRTIEYLNVSNLNLKKFIFTGSKSHVNVLNFEYFENVIEYIDISCNYLNKELKLPYLLSLTFLNISSNLIETLSESVFRGTPSLQYLEIRDNILGFELGSDKAVNIFVPLKHLKTINLSKNRIYSLTSSLFSQCVSLQNIGLSENYLDIFDLNLHNLRNLSVLNLRNNRLQTLSEPVRVYLSDMTSAHAVIVNLQDNKLAGNCDNIEFLRWLVTTNVSLTGKHFYNCYYNNASISRIESSTTDALVTQCYTYLSLITSLTAIISVFVVINISAIIFRYRWHIVYWYYNVVKRRDTNMDARHDMFQYDAYLAYDDHETSLVVRTIHTKLEVESNLRLNIRDRAFPLGDINALNIVEAISSSRKTILLLSRHFLKNKWCRFEINIAIIEAITANRPVTVIVYVEDIPVRFLPKEVSKLLQDSPVFDFPNDTDASPNAFWNRLKDCISR; encoded by the coding sequence ATGATTACGTTGCAAACAGGTATTCCTGAAGGAACATTTGATTCTTTGATAAATCTTCGTATGCTTGTCATGCATGGAAATGTGTATATAGGCGATGCTTCCACGCTTAACGGGAGCACATTTCAGCCATTGAAAAAATTAGAGTTTCTTGTCATCGACGGATTCAGAAATATGACATTTGATTACCATTTTCTTAATACGCGTTTGTCAATCTTAATACTAAAATGCAAGTGTTTTGGGTGTGCATTAAACATTGTAGATGATGGTATATTTGATGGTTTGCTGCATCTTCAAATTCTCTCCATGAGGCATTGTCATATATCATCACTTTCGCCGGTAGCTCTTGCACGTCTGAAATCATTGCGATACCTGGATATTTCAAAGAATGATCACTTGGGAATGCAGCACGTGTTAGGTCCTGTTGCGAAAGCTTTAATGGACAGTAATATTAAAATACTTGTAATGAACTTAGTATCAAACCCTTATGAGGCAGTTAATAGATTAGATAATGAaaatttgttttacattaatcagcTAAATTTAACGGAATTGCATATGGATTCAAACTCTATTGGAATAATAGATCATAACAAACCACTTTTTTCGAGATATTTCACTCTCAAAGTGTTGAGTTTAAAACGAAACGTTCTTTCATATGGTTTATTTGTCGATTCACTTGTACAGACTAATCCTAGTATTGAAGTTCTAGATTTTGGAAATCAATTTTGGTTTAAGAATATTGTAAATTTCCCTGTAGAAAAAACCCGTCGCAGAACGAtagaatatttaaatgtttccaaTTTAAACCTAAAGAAATTTATATTTACCGGCTCGAAATCtcatgtaaatgttttaaactTTGAATACTTTGAAAATGTTATAGAATATATTGACATTTCCTGTAATTATCTGAACAAAGAATTGAAACTGCCATATTTATTGTCTTTGACGTTTCTTAATATATCGAGCAACTTgattgaaacattgtcagaatcaGTATTTAGAGGTACGCCATCTTTACAATACCTGGAAATACGAGATAATATCCTTGGTTTCGAATTAGGATCTGACAAAGCAGTCAATATTTTTGTACCTCTAAAACATCTAAAAACCATAAATTTGTCAAAGAATAGAATTTACAGTTTAACAAGTTCGCTTTTCTCCCAATGCGTCAGTTTACAAAATATCGGTCTTTCAGAAAATTACCTTGACATCTTTGAccttaatttacataatttacgcAATTTATCAGTCCTGAATCTGAGAAATAATCGTCTTCAAACTTTATCTGAACCCGTTCGAGTATATCTGTCTGACATGACATCGGCACATGCAGTAATTGTTAACTTGCAGGACAATAAATTGGCAGGTAATTGCGATAACATCGAATTCTTGAGATGGCTGGTAACAACAAATGTTTCTTTAACAGGAAAACACTTTTATAATTGTTACTATAATAATGCTAGTATATCTCGCATTGAGTCCAGTACAACTGACGCTCTAGTCACTCAGTGCTATACTTATTTATCCTTAATTACATCACTTACAGCAATTATCTCAGTCTTTGTCGTCATCAATATTTCGGCAATTATATTTAGGTACCGCTGGCATATTGTCTATTGGTACTACAATGTCGTGAAACGTCGAGATACTAATATGGATGCACGACACGACATGTTTCAGTATGATGCATATTTAGCCTATGACGATCATGAGACCAGTTTAGTTGTAAGGACTATACACACAAAGCTTGAAGTTGAATCCAACCTGCGGCTTAATATTCGAGACCGCGCCTTTCCACTTGGTGATATCAATGCTCTGAATATCGTCGAAGCAATCAGCTCGAGCAGAAAAACAATTTTGCTTCTTAGCAGACATTTTCTTAAGAACAAATGGTGTCggtttgaaataaacattgctaTCATTGAAGCCATTACCGCGAATCGACCGGTTACTGTAATTGTGTACGTGGAAGATATTCCAGTTCGCTTTCTACCGAAGGAAGTAAGTAAACTTCTGCAAGATTCACC